A single Tamandua tetradactyla isolate mTamTet1 chromosome X, mTamTet1.pri, whole genome shotgun sequence DNA region contains:
- the LOC143671413 gene encoding uncharacterized protein LOC143671413 isoform X1 has protein sequence MPKRKAAGQDDMRQEPKRRSARLSAMPVPITLDLKPKRRATPRAPAPEKETKEIKVEKIEDVEEEKGEEKEAVEAEEKDQKGDEESQKKGIDEREDGKGKGEDARKDKDEKEEEGIKEKGDRQQDKGRNDKEKDEERTKTDDEKEDKDRKKKGENGKEDKDEKEEEDEKKPEKGEVKNGRDGKEDGNEAEFGKEETKKEVEKEQEEDKSIG, from the exons ATGCCCAAAAGAAAG GCTGCAGGTCAAGATGATATGAGGCAGGAG cCAAAGAGAAGATCAGCCAGACTATCTGCT atgCCCGTGCCCATTACACTGGATCTGAAGCCCAAAAGAAGAGCAACTCCAAGG GCACCAGCTCCTGAAAAAGaaactaaggaaataaaagtggaaaaaatagaagatgttgaagaagagaaaggagaagagaaggaagcagtggaagcagaagaaaaagatcAGAAAGGAGATGAGGAAAGCCAAAAGAAAGGCATAGACGaaagagaagatggaaaagggaaaggagaagatgcaagaaaggacaaagatgaaaaagaggaagaaggcataaaagagaaaggagatCGTCAACAGGACAAAGgcagaaatgacaaagaaaaggatgaagaaagaacaaagacagatgatgaaaaagaagataaagatagaaaaaagaaaggagaaaatggaaaagaagacaaagatgaaaaagaggaggaagatgaaaaaaaacctgaaaaaggaGAGGTGAAAAATGGAAGAGATGGGAAGGAAGATGGAAATGAGGCtgaatttggaaaagaagaaaccaaaaaagaggtgGAAAAAGAGCAAGAGGAAGACAAGTCTATTGGTTAA
- the LOC143671413 gene encoding uncharacterized protein LOC143671413 isoform X2, with product MPKRKPKRRSARLSAMPVPITLDLKPKRRATPRAPAPEKETKEIKVEKIEDVEEEKGEEKEAVEAEEKDQKGDEESQKKGIDEREDGKGKGEDARKDKDEKEEEGIKEKGDRQQDKGRNDKEKDEERTKTDDEKEDKDRKKKGENGKEDKDEKEEEDEKKPEKGEVKNGRDGKEDGNEAEFGKEETKKEVEKEQEEDKSIG from the exons ATGCCCAAAAGAAAG cCAAAGAGAAGATCAGCCAGACTATCTGCT atgCCCGTGCCCATTACACTGGATCTGAAGCCCAAAAGAAGAGCAACTCCAAGG GCACCAGCTCCTGAAAAAGaaactaaggaaataaaagtggaaaaaatagaagatgttgaagaagagaaaggagaagagaaggaagcagtggaagcagaagaaaaagatcAGAAAGGAGATGAGGAAAGCCAAAAGAAAGGCATAGACGaaagagaagatggaaaagggaaaggagaagatgcaagaaaggacaaagatgaaaaagaggaagaaggcataaaagagaaaggagatCGTCAACAGGACAAAGgcagaaatgacaaagaaaaggatgaagaaagaacaaagacagatgatgaaaaagaagataaagatagaaaaaagaaaggagaaaatggaaaagaagacaaagatgaaaaagaggaggaagatgaaaaaaaacctgaaaaaggaGAGGTGAAAAATGGAAGAGATGGGAAGGAAGATGGAAATGAGGCtgaatttggaaaagaagaaaccaaaaaagaggtgGAAAAAGAGCAAGAGGAAGACAAGTCTATTGGTTAA
- the LOC143671413 gene encoding uncharacterized protein LOC143671413 isoform X3, giving the protein MRQEPKRRSARLSAMPVPITLDLKPKRRATPRAPAPEKETKEIKVEKIEDVEEEKGEEKEAVEAEEKDQKGDEESQKKGIDEREDGKGKGEDARKDKDEKEEEGIKEKGDRQQDKGRNDKEKDEERTKTDDEKEDKDRKKKGENGKEDKDEKEEEDEKKPEKGEVKNGRDGKEDGNEAEFGKEETKKEVEKEQEEDKSIG; this is encoded by the exons ATGAGGCAGGAG cCAAAGAGAAGATCAGCCAGACTATCTGCT atgCCCGTGCCCATTACACTGGATCTGAAGCCCAAAAGAAGAGCAACTCCAAGG GCACCAGCTCCTGAAAAAGaaactaaggaaataaaagtggaaaaaatagaagatgttgaagaagagaaaggagaagagaaggaagcagtggaagcagaagaaaaagatcAGAAAGGAGATGAGGAAAGCCAAAAGAAAGGCATAGACGaaagagaagatggaaaagggaaaggagaagatgcaagaaaggacaaagatgaaaaagaggaagaaggcataaaagagaaaggagatCGTCAACAGGACAAAGgcagaaatgacaaagaaaaggatgaagaaagaacaaagacagatgatgaaaaagaagataaagatagaaaaaagaaaggagaaaatggaaaagaagacaaagatgaaaaagaggaggaagatgaaaaaaaacctgaaaaaggaGAGGTGAAAAATGGAAGAGATGGGAAGGAAGATGGAAATGAGGCtgaatttggaaaagaagaaaccaaaaaagaggtgGAAAAAGAGCAAGAGGAAGACAAGTCTATTGGTTAA